The following is a genomic window from Syntrophomonadaceae bacterium.
TTTCCGCTTGAAAGCGCTTTACACTGGCAACGGTCCGTGGCCCATATACACCGTCTATTTCCCCGACCAAAAATCTAAGCTCCTGCAGCCTAATTTGCACTTCTTCCACATCGGGCCCGGCCATTGGCGGTCTGGTAAACTTGAGTACCCGCTCATGGGTAAAGCTGTCTGTATGGAAACCACAGGTTTCATCCCTAAAAGCTGCGCTGGGATGAGAAGCCCCTGGCCAATAGGTGGTGGCCAAGATAAAAAATCCAACTGCAATCGGTATGAGAAAAAACCATTTCCGTCTCAGGATCAACACCACGCATCCCTCTGTTTCCGCTAATTCTATTAGATTATATATGCGTGTTGCCAAGAGAAAAGAAATGGACATGAGAAGATAAATTGGCCGCTGCTATCTCTTGACCTCAGGGTTTAAACAGTTGGGAGGCTGTTCCCCCCGCATGGCAGCCAGGACATTTTCCACTGCCATGAGGCCCATTTTGGTCCTGGTCTCGAACGTGGCGCTGGCAATATGAGGCAACAAGATCACATTATCCAACTCCAACAGGGCCGGTGTTATTTCCGGTTCCCACTCATAAACATCGAGCCCTGCTGCCCAGATTTCGCCCGCCTTTAAAGCTCTCGCCAGGGCAATTTCGTCGATGACCGGCCCCCGGGATGTATTGACCAGGACAGCTGACTTTTTCATCATTTTCAATTCTTTTTCGCTGATCAGGTGGTAGGTCTCCGGTGTCAACGGGACATGGAGGGCAACAAAGTCCGCCTCCTTTAAAAGTGTTTCTTGATCAACAAATAATGCCCCTGTTTCTGCCTCCATCGCCGGATTTGGTTTGATATCGGTATAAATTATCCGCATCCGGAAACCCTTCGCCCTTAAAGCAAATTCGCTGCCAATCCTGCCGCTTCCGATAATTCCCAAGGTTTTCCTGGTAACCTCTTGGCCTAACAGCATCATCGGCCCCCATCCTTTAAACCTGCCTGCCCTGGTGAGCTTATCCCCTTCCACTACCCGGCGGGCTGCCGCCATCAAGAGGGTCCAGGCCATGTCGGCGGTTGCATCAGTCAACACCCCCGGGGTGTTGCTCACCAGGATGCCCCGAGCGGTTGCCGCCGGAATGTCTATGTTGTTGAAACCGACAGCGTAGTTGGCAAAGATTTTTGCATTTTTGGCTGCATCAAAAACCTCTGCATCAATGGTATCCGTCAACAGCGGAATCACGGCATCCCGCCCTGGCACCTTTTGCAATAATTCTGATCTGTGCAATACCCGATCTTCTGGATTCACTTCCACATCGCAATGTTCTGCCAATAGGTCCATTGCCGGCTGAGGCAACATCCTGGTAACATA
Proteins encoded in this region:
- a CDS encoding D-glycerate dehydrogenase; translation: MRKWDVYVTRMLPQPAMDLLAEHCDVEVNPEDRVLHRSELLQKVPGRDAVIPLLTDTIDAEVFDAAKNAKIFANYAVGFNNIDIPAATARGILVSNTPGVLTDATADMAWTLLMAAARRVVEGDKLTRAGRFKGWGPMMLLGQEVTRKTLGIIGSGRIGSEFALRAKGFRMRIIYTDIKPNPAMEAETGALFVDQETLLKEADFVALHVPLTPETYHLISEKELKMMKKSAVLVNTSRGPVIDEIALARALKAGEIWAAGLDVYEWEPEITPALLELDNVILLPHIASATFETRTKMGLMAVENVLAAMRGEQPPNCLNPEVKR